Proteins encoded in a region of the Corallococcus caeni genome:
- a CDS encoding ATP-binding cassette domain-containing protein: DFSDEERKQILEYSKNIISLKKAIHNEVLEVANKVEILPILQKKPTRLSGGQQQRVAIARAIVKKPKILLMDEPLSNLDAKLRISTRQ, translated from the coding sequence GATTTTTCTGATGAAGAACGTAAACAAATTTTGGAATATAGTAAAAACATTATTTCTCTTAAAAAAGCAATTCATAATGAAGTCTTAGAAGTTGCAAATAAAGTTGAAATTTTGCCAATTTTACAAAAGAAACCAACAAGATTATCAGGCGGTCAACAACAACGTGTGGCCATAGCCCGTGCTATTGTTAAAAAACCTAAAATTTTGCTAATGGATGAACCATTATCGAATCTTGATGCCAAATTAAGAATTTCAACTCGCCAATGA